In one window of Macadamia integrifolia cultivar HAES 741 chromosome 2, SCU_Mint_v3, whole genome shotgun sequence DNA:
- the LOC122093391 gene encoding uncharacterized protein LOC122093391 isoform X1, with the protein MGDPQSRIEEVSPAEFPLLVTENTQEEKETHLDRILHRLDIFLCFFGFHQSSPLGFLLSWAVFLLLGIAVPVVILRLSSCSNCEKYQIYNFELDIIVSQSCLAAISLGCVSHNLRKYGIRNFLFVDRFHGQMLRFRKEYIEKIEGFFRLLIYWMLPCLLLKTVHEVIRIIYVYRDSWWQSVAMILAMVFSWAYLTTISLSACLLFNLVCNLQVIHLDNYGKLLEGDSDVSIFIEEHLRLRHHLSKISHRFRIFLLLACLIVTASEIVTLFRTTGSSGIINIINGGDFAVSSIVQVVGIIFCLNASAKISSRVHGIVSVACRWHALVTCNSTDASESGVSNSVGNLEVTNSSGSLRINYSESDLESVDYLAPPMNTRPVSHLSTYHKRQAFVAYLQSNTGGITIFGWIIDRALINTIFFLEFSLVLFVLGKTLVLTTK; encoded by the exons ATGGGTGACCCTCAGAGCCGAATTGAAGAAGTATCTCCTGCTGAGTTCCCCCTTCTTGTTACAGAGAATAcccaagaagagaaggaaacccATCTCGATCGAATTCTCCATCGTCTAGATATCTTCCTCTGTTTCTTTGGCTTCCATCAGTCCTCTCCACTGGGCTTTCTCTTATCTTGGGCTGTATTTCTTCTCCTTGGTATTGCAGTCCCAGTTGTGATACTTAGGCTCTCAAGTTGTTCCAACTGCGAAAAGTATCAGATTTACAACTTCGAGCTCGACATCATCGTCTCTCAGTCTTGTCTTGCTGCCATTTCACTTGGTTGTGTTTCTCACAATCTTCGTAAGTATGGTATTCGGAATTTCCTCTTTGTTGATCGGTTTCATGGCCAAATGCTCAGATTCCGCAAGGAGTACATCGAGAAGATCGAG GGCTTCTTCCGCTTGCTCATTTACTGGATGTTGCCCTGCTTACTTCTGAAGACTGTGCATGAGGTGATTCGTATTATATATGTGTATCGTGATTCCTGGTGGCAATCTGTTGCTATGATACTAGCCATGGTTTTTTCATGGGCTTATTTGACCACAATCTCTCTATCGGCTTGCCTATTGTTCAATTTGGTGTGCAATTTGCAAGTTATCCACTTGGACAATTATGGCAAGCTCTTGGAAGGGGATTCTGATGTTTCAATCTTCATCGAGGAGCACCTTCGTTTAAGGCATCATCTCTCTAAAATAAGCCATAGGTTCcggatttttcttcttctagcaTGCTTAATCGTGACTGCAAGTGAAATTGTGACTCTCTTCCGGACTACAGGATCCAGTGGAATCATCAATATAATCAACGGGGGGGATTTTGCA GTCTCCTCAATTGTTCAGGTTGTTGGAATAATTTTTTGCTTGAATGCATCTGCCAAGATATCCAGTAGAGTTCATGGTATCGTTTCGGTTGCATGTAGATGGCATGCTTTAGTAACATGCAATTCTACCGATGCATCTGAATCAGGGGTCTCAAATAGTGTGGGGAACTTGGAGGTCACGAATTCATCTGGCTCATTACGTATAAATTACTCTGAAAGTGATTTGGAGTCAGTAGATTATCTTGCACCTCCCATGAATACACGACCAGTATCCCATTTATCCACATACCACAAGAGACAAGCCTTTG TGGCATATTTGCAGTCAAATACTGGTGGAATCAccatttttggatggataaTAGACCGCGCACTTATCAACaccatcttcttccttgagttTTCATTGGTACTTTTTGTACTCGGAAAGACCTTAGTTTTGACTACGAAATGA
- the LOC122093391 gene encoding uncharacterized protein LOC122093391 isoform X2, which yields MGDPQSRIEEVSPAEFPLLVTENTQEEKETHLDRILHRLDIFLCFFGFHQSSPLGFLLSWAVFLLLGIAVPVVILRLSSCSNCEKYQIYNFELDIIVSQSCLAAISLGCVSHNLRKYGIRNFLFVDRFHGQMLRFRKEYIEKIEGFFRLLIYWMLPCLLLKTVHEVIRIIYVYRDSWWQSVAMILAMVFSWAYLTTISLSACLLFNLVCNLQVIHLDNYGKLLEGDSDVSIFIEEHLRLRHHLSKISHRFRIFLLLACLIVTASEIVTLFRTTGSSGIINIINGGDFAVSSIVQVVGIIFCLNASAKISSRVHGIVSVACRWHALVTCNSTDASESGVSNSVGNLEVTNSSGSLRINYSESDLESVDYLAPPMNTRPVSHLSTYHKRQAFVLLHVHCFFLLT from the exons ATGGGTGACCCTCAGAGCCGAATTGAAGAAGTATCTCCTGCTGAGTTCCCCCTTCTTGTTACAGAGAATAcccaagaagagaaggaaacccATCTCGATCGAATTCTCCATCGTCTAGATATCTTCCTCTGTTTCTTTGGCTTCCATCAGTCCTCTCCACTGGGCTTTCTCTTATCTTGGGCTGTATTTCTTCTCCTTGGTATTGCAGTCCCAGTTGTGATACTTAGGCTCTCAAGTTGTTCCAACTGCGAAAAGTATCAGATTTACAACTTCGAGCTCGACATCATCGTCTCTCAGTCTTGTCTTGCTGCCATTTCACTTGGTTGTGTTTCTCACAATCTTCGTAAGTATGGTATTCGGAATTTCCTCTTTGTTGATCGGTTTCATGGCCAAATGCTCAGATTCCGCAAGGAGTACATCGAGAAGATCGAG GGCTTCTTCCGCTTGCTCATTTACTGGATGTTGCCCTGCTTACTTCTGAAGACTGTGCATGAGGTGATTCGTATTATATATGTGTATCGTGATTCCTGGTGGCAATCTGTTGCTATGATACTAGCCATGGTTTTTTCATGGGCTTATTTGACCACAATCTCTCTATCGGCTTGCCTATTGTTCAATTTGGTGTGCAATTTGCAAGTTATCCACTTGGACAATTATGGCAAGCTCTTGGAAGGGGATTCTGATGTTTCAATCTTCATCGAGGAGCACCTTCGTTTAAGGCATCATCTCTCTAAAATAAGCCATAGGTTCcggatttttcttcttctagcaTGCTTAATCGTGACTGCAAGTGAAATTGTGACTCTCTTCCGGACTACAGGATCCAGTGGAATCATCAATATAATCAACGGGGGGGATTTTGCA GTCTCCTCAATTGTTCAGGTTGTTGGAATAATTTTTTGCTTGAATGCATCTGCCAAGATATCCAGTAGAGTTCATGGTATCGTTTCGGTTGCATGTAGATGGCATGCTTTAGTAACATGCAATTCTACCGATGCATCTGAATCAGGGGTCTCAAATAGTGTGGGGAACTTGGAGGTCACGAATTCATCTGGCTCATTACGTATAAATTACTCTGAAAGTGATTTGGAGTCAGTAGATTATCTTGCACCTCCCATGAATACACGACCAGTATCCCATTTATCCACATACCACAAGAGACAAGCCTTTG TTCTACTTCATGTTCATTGCTTCTTTCTCTTGACATAA